One genomic window of Paraburkholderia phytofirmans PsJN includes the following:
- a CDS encoding IclR family transcriptional regulator, with protein MPGVTERTLAVLEFLAAQMEGTPLAMIADELEIPRSACHRLLVDLKQCGYVRQLREHGDYVLTTKLVGLGLGFLATSGIVDIAQTMLDRLAETSGELVRLAIVDGDRLTWVAKAQGALKGLRYDPDMGMDTILSCSATGHAWMMTMTDERALELVTRQGFGQPKQYGPNAPTTISGLLKFVHAARERGYATINEVFAPGMTAMAAPVQRRGYPAMGVISIAGPLVRLDEKRMASLGSTLLAAASELAAASHASPLFNRGR; from the coding sequence ATGCCAGGCGTTACCGAACGCACCCTCGCGGTACTCGAATTTCTCGCCGCGCAGATGGAGGGCACGCCGCTCGCGATGATCGCGGACGAGCTCGAGATTCCGCGCAGCGCGTGCCATCGGCTGCTCGTCGATCTGAAGCAATGCGGTTATGTGCGGCAGTTGCGCGAGCATGGCGATTACGTGCTCACCACCAAGCTCGTTGGGTTGGGGCTCGGTTTTCTCGCGACGTCCGGCATCGTTGACATCGCGCAGACGATGCTCGACCGGCTCGCCGAAACATCCGGCGAGCTGGTGCGGCTGGCAATCGTGGACGGCGACCGGCTGACGTGGGTCGCCAAGGCGCAGGGCGCGTTGAAGGGTTTGCGCTACGACCCGGACATGGGCATGGACACGATCCTCTCGTGCAGCGCCACGGGCCACGCATGGATGATGACGATGACCGACGAACGCGCGCTCGAACTCGTCACGCGGCAGGGCTTTGGGCAACCGAAACAATACGGACCGAACGCGCCGACCACGATCAGCGGACTGCTGAAGTTCGTGCACGCCGCGCGCGAACGAGGCTACGCGACGATCAACGAAGTCTTTGCCCCCGGCATGACGGCAATGGCCGCGCCCGTGCAGCGGCGCGGCTATCCCGCGATGGGGGTGATCAGTATTGCCGGGCCGCTCGTGCGGCTCGACGAAAAACGCATGGCCAGCCTCGGTTCGACACTGCTTGCGGCGGCCTCGGAACTTGCCGCCGCGAGCCACGCGTCACCGCTGTTCAATCGAGGCCGCTAG
- the kdgD gene encoding 5-dehydro-4-deoxyglucarate dehydratase → MTSPQELKAIVSEGLLSFPVTDFDAHGEFRADTYAARLEWLAPYGATALFAAGGTGEFFSLTKTDYTNVIRTATDTCRGKVPILAGAGGPTRVAIEYAQEAERLGASGVLLMPHYLTEASQEGIAAHVEQVCKSVPNIGVIVYNRANSKLNADMLERLADRCPNLIGFKDGVGEIEAMVTIRRRLGERFSYLGGLPTAEVYAAAYKALGVPVYSSAVFNFIPKTAMEFYRAVAANDHATQGRLLDEFFLPYLAIRNRRAGYAVSIVKAGAKLVGHDAGPVRAPLTDLTDEESAQLDALIRKLGAQ, encoded by the coding sequence ATGACTTCACCTCAAGAACTCAAAGCCATCGTTTCCGAAGGGCTGCTGTCCTTTCCCGTGACCGACTTCGACGCGCACGGCGAGTTTCGCGCCGACACCTATGCTGCGCGCCTCGAATGGCTCGCGCCCTACGGCGCGACCGCGCTGTTCGCCGCGGGCGGCACGGGTGAATTCTTCTCGTTGACGAAAACCGACTACACGAACGTGATCCGCACGGCGACCGACACCTGCCGAGGCAAGGTGCCGATTCTCGCGGGCGCGGGCGGCCCGACGCGCGTGGCGATCGAATACGCGCAGGAAGCCGAACGTCTCGGCGCAAGCGGCGTGTTGCTGATGCCGCATTATCTGACCGAAGCGTCGCAGGAAGGCATCGCGGCGCACGTGGAGCAGGTGTGCAAGTCCGTGCCGAACATTGGCGTGATCGTCTACAACCGCGCCAATTCGAAGCTGAACGCGGACATGCTCGAACGTCTCGCGGACCGCTGCCCGAATCTGATCGGCTTCAAGGATGGCGTGGGTGAAATCGAAGCGATGGTGACGATTCGCCGTCGGCTGGGCGAGCGTTTCTCGTATCTCGGCGGCCTGCCGACCGCGGAAGTCTATGCGGCGGCGTATAAGGCGCTGGGTGTGCCGGTATATTCATCGGCGGTGTTCAACTTCATTCCGAAGACGGCGATGGAGTTTTATCGCGCGGTCGCCGCCAATGATCACGCAACGCAAGGCAGGCTGCTCGACGAATTCTTCCTGCCGTATCTGGCGATCCGGAATCGTCGCGCGGGTTACGCGGTGAGCATCGTGAAGGCGGGCGCGAAACTGGTGGGCCACGACGCCGGTCCGGTCCGCGCACCGCTGACCGATTTGACCGATGAAGAGTCGGCGCAACTCGACGCGCTGATTAGAAAGCTCGGCGCGCAGTAA
- a CDS encoding type II 3-dehydroquinate dehydratase has protein sequence MTELVYVLNGSNLNMLGKREPHLYGTTTLAQIQQQVEALAVRLELQCEFRQTNSEATMVDWLQEAFERDAAVIINPAGFSFASVPVFDAVKLIERPLIELHITNIHKRDETYRHSLVSRAATGVICGLGANGYLVALQAMAMALGKSPSFG, from the coding sequence ATGACTGAACTCGTATATGTACTGAATGGCTCGAACCTCAACATGCTCGGCAAGCGTGAGCCGCATCTGTACGGGACGACCACGCTCGCGCAGATCCAGCAGCAGGTGGAGGCGCTAGCGGTTCGGCTGGAACTTCAGTGCGAGTTCCGCCAGACCAACAGCGAGGCCACCATGGTCGACTGGCTGCAGGAAGCGTTCGAACGCGACGCTGCGGTGATCATCAATCCCGCCGGCTTTTCGTTCGCGTCGGTGCCGGTCTTCGACGCGGTCAAGCTGATCGAGCGACCGTTGATCGAGTTGCATATCACCAACATCCACAAGCGCGATGAAACGTACCGCCATTCGCTGGTGTCGCGCGCGGCGACTGGTGTGATTTGCGGACTCGGTGCGAACGGGTATCTCGTCGCGCTGCAGGCGATGGCGATGGCGCTCGGCAAAAGTCCGAGCTTCGGGTGA
- a CDS encoding MFS transporter, whose product MTSALTTAADPLESAVSKVKRHVLPLFLIMFIANYIDRVNIGFVNSHMQTDLGIGAAAYGLGSGLFFIGYALFEVPSNVLMQKYGARAWLTRIMGTWGLVAAAMAFVWNDTSFYVLRFLLGIAEAGFFPGVVFYFTQWLPQKERGKAVAVFLGGSALASVLSGPITGSLLSIRGFGLHGWQWMFLVEGGFSIVLCAVSWMLLKSRIRDASWLTAEEQHVLETSIAAEQAAREAHGGAHLPAMKLLKDPQILLFCFLYFAIQLTIYAATFWLPTIIRKMGGLSDFQVGMLNAIPWLIAMFAMYCFALLSAKWRFQQAWLAVALVIAACGLFASTSGNPVLSFVAICFSAIGFKAAASLFWPIPQGYLDARVAAAVIALINSVGNLGGFFAPAAFGYLQQHTGSITGGLYGLAVASLIAAAAGFLTRNRRVNHDALPESLQHKVH is encoded by the coding sequence TTGACGTCTGCTCTCACCACCGCCGCCGATCCGCTCGAATCAGCGGTCTCCAAGGTCAAGCGGCACGTGCTGCCGCTGTTTCTGATCATGTTCATCGCGAACTACATCGACCGCGTGAACATCGGCTTCGTCAATTCGCACATGCAGACCGACCTCGGCATCGGCGCCGCGGCTTACGGCCTCGGGAGCGGTTTGTTCTTCATCGGCTATGCGCTGTTCGAGGTGCCGTCGAACGTGTTGATGCAGAAGTACGGCGCGCGCGCATGGCTCACCCGCATCATGGGCACGTGGGGGCTGGTCGCGGCGGCGATGGCGTTCGTCTGGAACGACACTTCGTTCTATGTGCTGCGCTTTCTGCTCGGCATCGCCGAGGCCGGCTTCTTTCCCGGCGTGGTCTTTTACTTCACGCAGTGGCTGCCGCAGAAGGAACGCGGCAAGGCGGTGGCGGTTTTTCTCGGCGGCTCCGCACTTGCGTCGGTGTTGTCCGGTCCGATCACCGGCAGCTTGCTGTCGATTCGCGGCTTCGGTTTGCACGGCTGGCAATGGATGTTTCTCGTCGAAGGCGGTTTTTCGATCGTATTGTGCGCGGTGAGCTGGATGCTTCTGAAGTCGCGTATTCGCGATGCCTCGTGGCTCACCGCCGAAGAGCAGCACGTGCTCGAAACGTCGATCGCGGCGGAACAGGCCGCACGCGAGGCGCACGGCGGCGCGCATTTGCCGGCCATGAAACTGCTGAAGGATCCGCAGATTCTGCTGTTCTGCTTCCTGTACTTCGCGATTCAACTGACCATCTACGCAGCCACCTTCTGGCTGCCCACGATCATCCGCAAAATGGGCGGCCTGTCCGATTTCCAGGTCGGCATGCTCAACGCGATTCCGTGGCTCATCGCCATGTTCGCGATGTACTGTTTCGCGTTGTTGTCGGCGAAATGGCGTTTCCAGCAGGCGTGGCTGGCCGTGGCGCTCGTCATTGCCGCGTGCGGGCTGTTCGCTTCGACTTCGGGTAATCCGGTGCTGTCGTTCGTGGCGATCTGTTTCTCGGCGATCGGCTTCAAGGCGGCCGCTTCGCTGTTCTGGCCAATTCCGCAGGGTTATCTGGACGCACGTGTGGCCGCGGCGGTGATCGCGCTGATCAACTCGGTGGGCAATCTCGGCGGATTCTTCGCGCCGGCCGCGTTCGGTTATCTGCAGCAGCACACCGGATCGATTACCGGCGGCCTGTATGGCCTCGCCGTGGCTTCGTTGATCGCGGCGGCGGCCGGTTTCCTGACCCGCAACCGGCGCGTGAATCACGACGCGCTGCCGGAATCGCTCCAGCATAAAGTTCACTGA
- a CDS encoding SDR family oxidoreductase — protein sequence MKLTGNTIFITGGGSGIGRGLAEAFHKLGNQVIIAGRRKANLEETIAANPGIQSVELDITDPQSITAVSQQLIAQYPSLNVLINNAGVMQIDDLSKPVNDALIVSTLTTNLMGPIRLTGALVEHLKQQGDATIINVSSVLGFVPMAISGVYSSAKAAIHSYTQSLRYKLKDTSVRVVEIAPPWVQTDLLDSRNEPRAMPLAPFIEQTMHELGTDADEAIVEIARPLRNNPGPNEAAFVTQFNDMFAGA from the coding sequence ATGAAACTCACAGGCAACACTATTTTCATCACCGGCGGCGGTTCGGGCATAGGCCGCGGACTCGCTGAAGCGTTCCACAAGCTCGGCAATCAGGTCATCATCGCCGGGCGCCGCAAGGCGAATCTCGAAGAAACGATTGCCGCCAATCCCGGCATACAGTCGGTCGAACTGGACATCACGGATCCGCAAAGCATTACCGCGGTCTCGCAACAACTGATCGCGCAGTACCCGTCGCTGAACGTGCTGATCAACAACGCCGGCGTCATGCAGATCGACGACCTCAGCAAGCCGGTCAACGACGCGCTGATCGTCTCCACGCTCACCACCAACCTGATGGGCCCGATCCGCCTGACCGGCGCGCTCGTCGAGCATCTGAAACAACAAGGCGACGCGACCATCATCAACGTGTCGTCGGTACTCGGCTTCGTGCCGATGGCCATCTCCGGCGTCTATTCATCCGCCAAGGCCGCGATCCATTCGTACACGCAATCGCTGCGCTACAAGCTGAAGGACACTTCCGTGCGCGTCGTCGAAATCGCGCCGCCGTGGGTGCAGACCGACTTGCTCGACAGCAGGAACGAACCGCGCGCCATGCCGCTTGCACCGTTCATCGAGCAAACCATGCATGAACTCGGCACGGACGCTGACGAAGCCATCGTCGAGATCGCCCGTCCCTTGCGCAACAACCCCGGCCCGAACGAAGCCGCGTTCGTCACGCAGTTCAATGACATGTTCGCCGGTGCGTAA
- a CDS encoding MFS transporter — translation MLGIGLVNMLVALDQTVVSTALPSIVAELHGFEYYAWIASAYLLASVVTVPVFGRLGDYFGRKRFVIAAVITFTVASVLCGVANDMLFLVIARGLQGVGGGMMVGTAFASIPDLFPDPRARVRWQVVMAAAYGIGTAAGPSLGGWMSEHWGWRSTFLINLPVGAAALYFIWAHLPAFRRPHEGDVKIDWLGAALVAAVLGGLQAFIEAVPKNGLTAGNLTLAACVIVGTIALLICEKRATHPIIPLDLFRDPQLVTLFTLGMLSGFVMFSLIFFAPLLLQGGFGLSPQQAGLLATPIAACIALGSLLNTRIVIHMKKPTQILSIGFALLLFAAIALAFANPDTPHVWIELPMAAVGIGLGFILNNLNVFGQEIAGRERFGITTALLQSTRMVGGMLGTSIVATVVQHHYRDVVARTMSVLGEPAASQWRPRFVDLRILIDEASRLKLIADMKPSGLDTLALIDTARDALVQSIHIGVWLTAVAALAAALLVQRISHVVFRKS, via the coding sequence ATGCTCGGCATCGGCCTCGTCAACATGCTGGTCGCACTCGATCAGACGGTTGTCAGCACCGCGCTGCCTTCCATCGTCGCCGAGTTGCATGGGTTCGAGTACTACGCGTGGATCGCCAGCGCGTATCTGCTGGCGTCGGTGGTCACGGTGCCGGTGTTCGGGCGGCTCGGCGACTACTTCGGCCGCAAGCGCTTCGTGATCGCCGCGGTCATCACGTTCACGGTGGCGTCCGTGCTCTGCGGCGTCGCGAACGACATGCTGTTTCTCGTCATCGCGCGCGGCTTGCAAGGCGTCGGCGGCGGGATGATGGTGGGCACCGCGTTCGCCTCGATTCCCGATCTGTTTCCCGATCCGCGCGCGCGCGTGCGCTGGCAAGTGGTGATGGCCGCCGCATACGGCATCGGCACGGCGGCGGGACCGTCGCTCGGCGGCTGGATGAGCGAGCACTGGGGCTGGCGTTCGACCTTCCTGATCAATCTGCCGGTCGGCGCGGCGGCGCTGTATTTCATCTGGGCGCATCTGCCGGCCTTCCGGCGTCCGCATGAAGGCGACGTCAAAATCGACTGGCTCGGTGCGGCGCTGGTCGCGGCCGTGCTCGGCGGCCTGCAGGCTTTTATCGAAGCCGTGCCAAAAAACGGCCTGACCGCCGGCAATCTCACGCTGGCCGCTTGCGTGATCGTGGGCACGATCGCACTGTTGATCTGCGAGAAGCGCGCGACCCACCCGATCATTCCGCTCGATCTGTTCAGGGACCCGCAACTCGTCACGCTGTTCACGCTCGGCATGCTGTCCGGCTTCGTGATGTTCTCGCTGATCTTCTTCGCGCCGTTGCTGCTGCAAGGCGGATTCGGGTTGTCGCCGCAACAGGCCGGCCTGCTCGCCACGCCCATCGCCGCCTGTATCGCGCTCGGCAGTCTGCTGAATACGCGCATCGTGATTCACATGAAGAAGCCGACGCAAATTTTGTCGATCGGCTTCGCGCTTCTGCTGTTCGCTGCCATCGCGCTGGCGTTCGCGAATCCGGACACGCCGCACGTCTGGATCGAATTGCCGATGGCTGCGGTCGGCATCGGTCTCGGCTTCATCCTCAACAATCTGAATGTGTTTGGCCAGGAGATTGCGGGGCGCGAGCGTTTCGGCATCACCACGGCGCTGCTGCAATCCACGCGCATGGTGGGCGGCATGCTGGGCACGAGCATTGTCGCGACCGTGGTGCAGCATCATTACCGCGACGTGGTCGCGCGCACGATGAGCGTGCTCGGTGAGCCTGCTGCGTCGCAATGGCGGCCTCGCTTCGTCGATCTGCGCATTCTGATCGATGAAGCGTCGCGTCTGAAGCTGATCGCGGACATGAAGCCGTCAGGGCTCGATACGCTCGCGTTGATCGACACGGCGCGCGATGCGCTGGTGCAGTCGATACATATCGGCGTGTGGCTGACTGCAGTCGCGGCGCTGGCGGCCGCGTTGCTGGTGCAGCGGATTTCGCACGTGGTGTTTCGCAAGAGCTGA
- the gudD gene encoding glucarate dehydratase, whose protein sequence is MSTKSSELNATPVVTELRVVPVAGRDSMLLNLSGAHGPFFTRNIVILRDSAGHTGVGEVPGGESIRKTIDDARPLVVGQSIGNLQAVLNKARTQFADRDAGGRGLQTFDLRTTIHAVTALEAALLDLLGQHLGVPVAALLGEGQQRDEVEMLGYLFYIGDRKKTDLEYASGADGRDDWERVRTEEAMTPEAVVRLAEAAQARYGFNDFKLKGGVLPGDAEIEAVTALAERFPKARVTLDPNGAWSLAEAVRLCRDQHDVLAYAEDPCGAENGYSGREVMAEFRRATGLPTATNMIATDWRQMGHAIQLQSVDIPLADPHFWTMQGSVRVAQMCNDWGLTWGSHSNNHFDISLAMFTHVAAAAPGKITAIDTHWIWQDGQRLTRDPLRIVGGKVKVPQAAGLGIELDMDEIEKAHALYQQHGLGARDDGVAMQYLIPNWKFDNKRPCLVR, encoded by the coding sequence ATGTCCACGAAATCTTCCGAACTGAACGCCACTCCGGTCGTCACTGAACTGCGTGTCGTGCCTGTCGCCGGCCGCGACAGCATGTTGCTTAATCTCAGCGGCGCGCATGGTCCGTTCTTCACGCGCAATATCGTCATTCTTCGCGACAGCGCGGGACACACCGGCGTTGGTGAAGTGCCGGGCGGCGAGAGCATTCGCAAGACTATCGACGACGCGCGTCCGCTCGTCGTCGGCCAATCGATCGGCAATCTGCAAGCGGTCCTGAACAAGGCGCGCACGCAATTCGCGGACCGCGACGCGGGCGGCCGCGGTTTGCAGACCTTCGATCTGCGCACCACGATTCACGCGGTGACCGCGCTCGAAGCCGCGCTGCTCGATCTGCTCGGCCAGCATCTGGGCGTGCCGGTCGCCGCATTGCTCGGCGAAGGCCAGCAACGCGACGAAGTGGAAATGCTCGGCTATCTGTTCTATATCGGCGACCGCAAGAAGACCGATCTGGAATATGCCAGCGGCGCCGATGGCCGCGACGACTGGGAGCGCGTGCGCACCGAAGAAGCCATGACGCCCGAGGCGGTGGTGCGTCTGGCCGAAGCCGCACAGGCGCGCTACGGCTTCAACGACTTCAAGCTCAAAGGCGGCGTGCTGCCCGGCGACGCCGAGATCGAAGCCGTCACCGCACTCGCCGAGCGTTTCCCGAAGGCACGCGTCACGCTGGACCCGAACGGCGCCTGGTCGCTGGCGGAAGCGGTGCGCCTGTGCCGCGACCAGCACGACGTGCTCGCCTACGCGGAAGATCCGTGCGGCGCCGAAAACGGTTACTCAGGCCGCGAGGTGATGGCCGAATTCCGCCGCGCGACCGGCTTGCCGACAGCGACCAACATGATCGCCACCGACTGGCGCCAGATGGGTCACGCGATCCAGTTGCAATCCGTGGATATTCCGCTTGCCGATCCGCACTTCTGGACCATGCAGGGCTCGGTGCGCGTCGCGCAGATGTGCAACGACTGGGGCCTCACGTGGGGTTCGCACTCGAACAATCACTTCGACATTTCGCTTGCGATGTTCACGCACGTGGCGGCCGCTGCGCCCGGCAAGATCACCGCGATCGACACTCACTGGATCTGGCAGGACGGCCAGCGTCTGACGCGCGATCCGCTGCGGATCGTCGGCGGCAAGGTCAAGGTGCCGCAGGCCGCGGGGCTCGGTATCGAACTCGACATGGACGAGATCGAGAAGGCGCACGCGCTTTATCAGCAACACGGCCTCGGCGCGCGCGACGACGGCGTGGCCATGCAATATCTGATTCCGAACTGGAAGTTCGACAACAAGCGCCCGTGTCTGGTGCGTTGA
- a CDS encoding DUF4148 domain-containing protein — protein MKNPRKIWPMLSALVLLLGGCAAGGSQQSASHLSALQCQDLAALKNNAPPTPERSRSELTALRSAGYDPSRWFDPYYPADLQAAQRQVDSWFAAECQHAPPA, from the coding sequence ATGAAGAACCCGCGGAAAATATGGCCGATGCTGTCCGCGCTCGTTTTATTGCTCGGCGGCTGCGCGGCAGGCGGTAGCCAGCAAAGCGCGTCGCACTTGAGCGCATTGCAATGCCAGGACTTGGCCGCGCTCAAGAACAACGCCCCTCCGACGCCGGAGCGAAGCCGCAGCGAGCTGACAGCCCTAAGGAGCGCGGGCTACGACCCATCCAGGTGGTTCGACCCGTACTACCCGGCGGACCTGCAAGCGGCCCAGCGTCAGGTGGACAGTTGGTTCGCGGCGGAATGCCAGCATGCGCCGCCCGCTTGA
- a CDS encoding Gfo/Idh/MocA family protein, whose product MTEKSAVSKVTPIRVGIVGVGNWAQHGHVRVLSLLPQYELTAVFSQRREAAQGVAERYGFKYVVDSLDELVTHPEVDLVIVLTTAPQHAEGVRAAIAAGKDVYCEWPLTPSVATSQELIDLAREANVRHVVGLQRRLAPHNRYVRDLLAQGYVGKLRSVRIHVSMNYFQALRSQSLRWTVPSENFSSVIAIYAGHFLDMLFEATGWPHAIAALSVNQFEQVTIAETGEAMPTTTPDQLVLAGRLQDGAVLSVHIEGGKRNGSGVQIDITGTEGDLRITNRSAFGNVGDDYVIEGAHGNNLPLATLPVPASYDQLPPSDLPSAVLELAQLYAAFADDVRTGGHTAPTFEHAVRLHKLLDAAVESSDSGRHIELD is encoded by the coding sequence ATGACTGAAAAATCCGCAGTATCCAAAGTCACGCCGATTCGCGTCGGTATCGTCGGTGTAGGCAACTGGGCGCAACACGGCCACGTACGTGTGCTGAGCCTGCTGCCCCAATACGAATTAACCGCCGTGTTCAGCCAGCGGCGCGAAGCGGCGCAAGGCGTCGCCGAACGTTATGGCTTCAAATACGTCGTCGATTCGCTCGATGAGTTGGTCACGCATCCCGAAGTCGACCTCGTCATCGTGCTGACGACCGCGCCGCAGCACGCCGAAGGCGTGCGCGCCGCGATCGCGGCCGGCAAGGACGTGTACTGCGAATGGCCGCTGACGCCGAGCGTCGCCACCTCGCAGGAATTGATCGATCTCGCGCGCGAGGCCAACGTGCGCCACGTGGTCGGGCTGCAACGGCGGCTCGCGCCGCATAACCGTTACGTGCGCGATCTGCTCGCGCAAGGTTACGTCGGCAAGCTGCGTTCGGTACGCATTCACGTGAGCATGAATTACTTCCAGGCGCTGCGTTCGCAATCGCTGCGCTGGACCGTGCCGTCCGAAAACTTCTCTAGCGTGATCGCAATCTATGCAGGCCATTTCCTCGACATGCTGTTCGAAGCGACGGGTTGGCCGCACGCCATCGCGGCGCTGAGCGTCAATCAGTTTGAGCAGGTGACGATCGCGGAGACCGGCGAAGCCATGCCGACCACCACGCCCGATCAACTCGTGCTCGCCGGCCGCTTGCAGGATGGCGCGGTGCTGTCGGTGCACATCGAGGGCGGCAAGCGCAACGGCTCGGGCGTGCAGATCGACATCACGGGCACGGAAGGCGATTTGCGTATCACCAACCGCTCGGCGTTCGGCAATGTCGGCGACGACTACGTGATCGAAGGCGCGCACGGCAACAACCTGCCGCTCGCGACGCTGCCAGTGCCCGCATCGTACGACCAGTTGCCCCCGTCCGACTTGCCGTCAGCGGTGCTGGAACTCGCCCAGTTGTACGCAGCCTTCGCCGACGACGTCCGCACCGGCGGCCACACTGCGCCGACGTTCGAGCACGCCGTGCGTCTGCACAAGCTGCTCGACGCCGCCGTAGAATCGTCGGATAGCGGCCGCCATATCGAACTCGACTGA
- a CDS encoding FadR/GntR family transcriptional regulator — protein sequence MSSLTEKVVATLSDEIRRGTLRPGDRIPTEVAMMKQLSVSRSVVREAISRLQAAKVVETRHGIGTFVLEPATEKSMQLPAADLSSMLDVMAIIEFRIDVEAASAALAAARRTDQNLKQIRGALERFESELERGSTDTLAHDIEFHLQIARASGNRYFFDVLSQLGRAVSPRTRLGSAEIAELDHIEHLRNVLSEHQMIYRAIERQDPDDARAAMRMHLSNSRERLRRAHELSKAGD from the coding sequence ATGAGCAGCCTAACTGAGAAGGTGGTGGCCACCCTTTCCGATGAAATCCGCCGCGGCACCCTGAGGCCGGGCGACCGCATTCCCACCGAAGTCGCCATGATGAAGCAACTCTCGGTGAGCCGCTCCGTGGTGCGCGAGGCGATTTCGCGCCTGCAGGCGGCCAAGGTGGTCGAGACGCGTCACGGCATCGGCACCTTCGTGCTGGAGCCGGCCACTGAAAAGTCCATGCAGTTGCCCGCCGCCGATCTCTCCAGCATGCTGGACGTGATGGCGATCATCGAATTCCGGATCGACGTCGAGGCCGCGTCTGCCGCGCTCGCCGCGGCGCGGCGCACCGATCAGAACCTCAAGCAGATCCGCGGCGCGCTGGAGCGTTTCGAGTCCGAACTCGAGCGCGGCAGCACCGACACGCTCGCGCACGACATCGAGTTTCATTTGCAGATCGCGCGCGCGAGCGGCAATCGCTATTTCTTCGACGTGCTCAGCCAGCTTGGCCGCGCGGTCAGTCCTCGCACGCGGCTCGGCTCCGCGGAGATCGCGGAACTCGACCATATCGAGCATTTGCGCAATGTGCTCAGCGAGCATCAGATGATCTATCGCGCGATCGAACGCCAAGACCCGGACGACGCGCGCGCCGCCATGCGCATGCACCTGAGCAACAGCCGCGAACGGCTGCGTCGCGCTCACGAGTTGAGCAAAGCGGGCGATTGA
- a CDS encoding MFS transporter: MIQDTQQGTHAAMRTRAVTAAAVGTALEWFDFTLYGALAATVLPKLFFPSMDSTSALLASLATFGVGLAARPLGAIICGHLGDKLGRRNLMLGTVTVMGLASMLMGLLPTYASIGVWAPVLLVLLRILQGFALGGESTGAQLMAIEHASADRRGKYSGLLGLCSPLSQIMANGVLLLLSSMMSAQAFDSYGWRIPFILSFILVVVGVYIRLRVSETPAFVALRKTEVVHVGSPLRDALRLHWRTVLRWMLFFCGPAAIFYLIVVFSLSYITKTLAIPKQTGFLLLMGANVCAIVGALAGGMLSDKIGRKKALAIGSIATLLMLFVYFQILDTKSFVPMLAAMGFFLGFTQFQSGIQPVAFAEAFPTNVRYSGSALAYTGANLVAGGPMPVLAVWLFSVCNGSPWGVVAVCVVFNVISLVMILTARETLGIDMNRTDSTAAVTGEADFTPAHVSNSHRT; encoded by the coding sequence ATGATTCAGGACACACAACAAGGCACGCATGCCGCGATGCGCACCCGAGCGGTGACGGCGGCGGCCGTCGGCACCGCGCTCGAGTGGTTCGACTTCACGCTTTACGGTGCATTGGCCGCCACGGTTTTGCCCAAGCTGTTTTTCCCGTCGATGGATTCGACCTCCGCCCTGCTCGCCTCGCTCGCGACCTTCGGCGTGGGGCTCGCGGCGCGGCCGCTCGGCGCGATCATCTGCGGCCATTTGGGCGACAAGCTCGGGCGGCGCAACCTCATGCTCGGCACCGTCACGGTGATGGGCCTCGCCTCGATGCTGATGGGCCTGCTGCCGACCTACGCGAGCATCGGCGTATGGGCGCCGGTCCTGCTGGTGCTGCTGCGCATTCTGCAAGGCTTCGCGCTGGGCGGCGAGTCGACCGGCGCGCAGTTGATGGCAATCGAACACGCCAGCGCCGACCGGCGCGGCAAGTACTCCGGGCTGCTGGGCCTGTGTTCGCCGCTGAGTCAGATCATGGCCAACGGCGTGTTGCTTCTGCTGTCGTCCATGATGTCGGCGCAGGCATTCGATTCGTACGGTTGGCGCATTCCTTTCATACTGAGCTTCATCCTGGTGGTGGTCGGCGTGTATATCCGCTTGCGAGTCAGCGAGACGCCCGCTTTCGTCGCGCTGCGTAAAACGGAAGTCGTACACGTGGGCAGCCCGCTGCGCGATGCATTGCGCCTGCACTGGAGAACCGTGCTGCGCTGGATGCTGTTCTTCTGCGGACCCGCGGCGATCTTCTACCTGATCGTGGTGTTCTCGCTCAGCTACATCACGAAGACGCTCGCTATCCCGAAGCAAACCGGCTTTCTGTTGCTAATGGGCGCCAATGTCTGCGCGATCGTCGGCGCGCTTGCCGGCGGCATGCTGAGCGATAAGATCGGCCGCAAGAAGGCGCTCGCGATCGGTTCGATCGCAACCTTGCTGATGCTGTTTGTGTACTTCCAGATTCTCGACACCAAGAGCTTTGTACCGATGCTCGCGGCGATGGGCTTCTTCCTCGGCTTCACGCAGTTTCAAAGCGGCATTCAGCCGGTCGCGTTCGCCGAAGCGTTTCCGACCAATGTGCGCTACTCCGGCTCCGCGCTCGCCTATACCGGCGCGAACCTGGTGGCGGGCGGCCCGATGCCGGTGCTGGCGGTATGGCTTTTCTCCGTGTGCAACGGCTCGCCTTGGGGTGTGGTCGCCGTGTGCGTGGTCTTCAACGTGATTTCGCTCGTGATGATCCTGACGGCGCGCGAAACCCTCGGCATCGACATGAACCGCACCGACTCGACGGCGGCCGTCACGGGCGAAGCGGACTTTACGCCGGCGCACGTGAGCAACAGCCACCGCACGTAA